From Theileria orientalis strain Shintoku DNA, chromosome 4, complete genome, the proteins below share one genomic window:
- a CDS encoding phosphoinositide binding protein yields the protein MDFDGSHSVLYGSIEIPTSHVNPYALDESVLLYEPMFEDILSSENRYMFNNVPISENEEKILEEFMRYISEECMLKNRWNSKEDTEWLYVMEPEFLRFLYSAKFDYKKSLEWIFLNYQFRNSSMLPATLDDIEHELKEGYLYWFGRDKRCRPTLVADVFKLQSLSIEKLVKLIVFCFEFFLRYLHVGGKSENYNVLIDCDNKGIVNLPVQMIIQLTEIMHSKYRGRLNKLYLVDSPNLINMVIKPLRNVLPEGVLKKIVVLKDNSKEVLLSQYSAHQLQQKFGGTHPNLTRDYYPFHFFPNATENVPNGIVEDPASDRGSSSHINSYTILKLPKSILYGTCMVLNKNLCSYMCTPGVSNPSESNELNSSDASNKWLKNIRHYILSKETVKYLATKMPQLMSEIESSVIRNEQDLERFINNIN from the exons atgGATTTTGACGGCTCACATTCGGTCCTTTATGGAAGCATAGAAATACCGACTTCACACGTTAATCCCTACGCACTAGATGAATCAGTATTGCTGTACGAACCCATGTTTGAGGACATATTGAGCTCAGAAAACCGTTATATGTTTAACAATGTTCCGATATCcgaaaatgaagaaaaaatattggaaGAATTCATGAGATATATCAGCGAAGAATGTATGCTGAAAAACAGGTGGAATTCCAAAGAAGATACAGAATGGTTATATGTTATGGAGCCTGAGTTTCTGAGATTTTTGTACTCGGCAAAATTTGACTACAAAAAGTCCCTCGAGTGGATATTTTTGAACTACCAATTTAGGAATTCCAGCATGCTGCCAGCAACATTGGACGATATAGAGCACGAGCTTAAGGAGGGATACCTGTATTGGTTCGGAAGAGATAAAAGGTGTAGACCGACACTGGTGGCAGACGTGTTCAAGTTACAGAGCTTGTCAATTgagaagctggtgaagctgatagTATTCTGCTTCGAGTTCTTTTTGAG GTACCTGCACGTCGGAGGTAAATCAGAGAACTACAACGTTCTGATAGACTGCGATAACAAGGGAATAGTAAACCTGCCGGTTCAAATGATAATCCAGCTCACGGAAATTATGCACTCCAAGTACAGAGGAAGGCTTAATAAACTGTACCTGGTGGACTCGCCGAACTTAATAAACATGGTGATCAAACCACTCAGAAACGTCCTGCCAGAAGGAGTGTTGAAGAAGATAGTAGTGCTAAAGGATAATTCGAAAGAAGTACTACTGTCCCAGTACAGCGCACACCAGTTACAACAAAAGTTTGGAGGGACGCACCCGAACTTAACTAGAGATTATTACCCGttccattttttcccaAATGCAACAGAAAATGTGCCAAACGGTATAGTAGAAGACCCTGCAAGCGACAGAGGATCTTCAAGTCACATTAATAGTTACACCATACTTAAATTGCCAAAATCAATACTGTATGGCACATGTATGGTACTAAACAAAAACCTATGTAGTTATATGTGTACGCCGGGTGTAAGTAATCCGAGTGAGAGTAATGAGTTAAATAGTAGTGACGCTAGCAATAAATggttaaaaaacataaggCATTACATACTGTCAAAAGAAacagtaaaatatttagcAACTAAGATGCCTCAGCTTATGAGTGAAATAGAGTCAAGTGTGATTCGAAACGAGCAGGACTTAGAAcgatttataaataatataaattag
- a CDS encoding uncharacterized protein (AAA ATPase, core domain containing protein) — MSISCLNIYSDLSHERWILKNYNNNTQDKYSSDVFNEILPQLDPQNLFYYYWNLAGPGEFKPCPKTDFFKDGDDDFFDEDSIRLSKSLSNFMKEWLLDISTAYSSKQTNNLNSNILSLIRDSLFLRSNNVLKGSNGRGVHGFVVYSKKDFDLYGYFLRLCRSSFWLSKKCSEPGPGNELNNESKLSGIYTLDFAVYSAHSFSNFCFTNRNYLVTCCCERCTRVLDYLDRNHHDQASSENLRKLLLNEQKSLTTFLIHNRQYQTLEYKLLKISFNSLVVKKVFNDQFYSLFNGSESDLKSLFQSCFVLCRNFELLSDYSSDNTENPLGVSSLVLDLLCEYAELWEELDLPVFSFILLQVENTISTGRPATQDDSVSSNPRSLLNNSSHFKYFNMLYDEVVSETLKVEYFKDFLNQCCEDQGSHNTHVLRALLRLTRGYRLEDLKVLTRLARCESVKDRCDNFHEEALKYFERAVSLKPVVEFSHNLGLSPEVSSFSNFLYFSPLKLQNGQVVCKRGLEAMVLQVDTLERVASFLSQPLGTGSPERENASTALAITGDSGVGKTTLAHCLAQEMNSLFFPVNVLSFLRPQVGLSEKLFHYFISKIRSHFSGSETGTRRDLVKCVILLEGLESLNGNEGYLKRFLSGIRSEIDDISSHSKFSSDYSILFVTTCHRLSDLPEKIRLVFTEVISMEAPIMDRQFAKLCFELFLNLRCDFMERMDDLVEYLGTRNYLCKLTPLKIATISKNAALKTVADSSLLFSGELCTSKSHIKTSLVCMETVISILDSTLT, encoded by the exons atgtCTATATCTtgtttaaacatttattcCGATTTATCACATGAACGCTGGATTcttaaaaattacaataacaacactCAAGATAAGTATTCTTCTGATGTATTTAATGAGATTCTACCTCAACTTGATCCccaaaatttattttattactactggAATTTAGCTGGTCCAGGCGAATTTAAGCCTTGTCCCAAAACTGACTTTTTTAAAG ATGGAGACGATGATTTTTTTGATGAAGATTCAATTCGCTTGTCTAAATCGCTTTCCAACTTTATGAAAGAATGGCTTTTAGATATCTCTACGGCTTACTCCTCTAAGCAGactaataatttaaattcaaacaTCTTAAGCTTGATTAGGGATTCCTTGTTTTTGAGATCCAATAACGTACTGAAAGGCTCAAATGGTCGTGGAGTCCACGGCTTTGTCGTATATTCAAAAAAAG attttGACCTGTACGGGTATTTTTTACGGCTGTGCAGGAGTTCCTTTTGGTTATCCAAAAAGTGTAGTGAGCCTGGTCCTGGAAATGAACTTAACAACGAAAGTAAACTAAGCGGAATCTACACACTTGACTTTGCCGTTTATTCTGCCCActccttttcaaacttcTGTTTCACAAACAGGAATTACCTTGTTACGTGCTGCTGTGAAAGGTGTACGAGAGTGTTAGACTATTTGGACAGGAATCACCACGATCAGGCTTCAAGTGAAAACCTGAGGAAGTTGCTGCTGAATGAGCAGAAGAGTCTGACCACATTTCTCATTCACAACAGGCAGTATCAGACTTTAGAGTACAAACTGTTGAAAATAAGCTTCAACAGTCTGGTCGTAAAGAAAGTCTTCAACGACCAGTTTTACTCTTTATTTAACGGCTCTGAGTCAGATTTAAAATCCTTGTTTCAGTCATGCTTCGTCCTCTGCAGAAACTTTGAGCTGCTGTCGGATTACTCAAGTGACAATACCGAGAACCCTCTAGGCGTATCGTCTCTGGTCCTTGATCTTTTGTGTGAATATGCTGAGCTTTGGGAGGAATTGGATCTGCCCGTATTCTCATTTATCCTCTTGCAAGTGGAAAACACTATTAGTACTGGCAGGCCAGCCACTCAAGACGACTCTGTATCTTCAAATCCACGTTCTCTACTAAACAATTCCAGCCACTTtaagtattttaacatGCTTTACGACGAGGTGGTTAGCGAGACTTTGAAGGTAGAATATTTCAAAGACTTCCTTAACCAATGTTGCGAAGATCAAGGGTCACACAACACCCATGTATTGAG GGCTTTGCTTCGGTTGACGCGAGGGTACCGGCTGGAGGATTTGAAGGTGCTTACACGCTTGGCTAGGTGCGAAAGTGTAAAGGACAGGTGCGACAACTTCCACgaggaggcgctgaagTACTTCGAGAGGGCAGTCTCTTTGAAGCCCGTGGTCGAGTTTTCACACAATCTTGGCCTGAGTCCCGAGGtctcctccttttccaACTTTTTATACTTCAGTCCTCTGAAACTGCAAAATGGCCAGGTGGTTTGTAAAAGGGGCTTAGAGGCAATGGTGCTTCAAGTTGACACTCTTGAAAGGGTCGCCTCCTTCCTATCTCAGCCGCTTGGCACTGGGTCTCCTGAACGTGAAAACGCCTCCACAGCTCTTGCCATCACTGGCGACTCTGGCGTTGGTAAAACTACTTTGGCTCACTGCTTGGCCCAGGAGATGAATTCTCTTTTTTTCCCCGTTAACGTTCTAAGTTTTCTGAGGCCTCAAGTTGGTTTATCTGAGAAGTTGTTCCACTATTTCATTTCTAAGATACGCAGTCATTTTTCTGGTTCAGAAACAG GCACTAGGAGGGACCTGGTCaagtgtgtaattttaCTGGAGGGACTCGAGTCTCTTAACGGCAACGAGGGCTACTTAAAGCGCTTCCTCTCCGGCATACGCTCTGAAATTGACGACATCAGCTCCCATTCTAAGTTTTCATCTGATTATTCTATTCTCTTTGTCACCACCTGCCACCGACTATCTGACTTACCTGAGAAGATTCGACTG GTTTTCACTGAGGTTATTTCAATGGAGGCTCCTATTATGGACCGACAATTTGCAAAACTCTGTTTTGAGCTGTTTCTGAATCTCAGGTGCGACTTTATGGAGCGGATGGACGATTTGGTCGAGTATCTGGGCACGAGGAACTATTTGTGCAAACTCACTCCCCTGAAAATTGCGACTATTTCAAAGAACGCGGCTTTGAAAACCGTTGCAGACTCGTCTCTTCTTTTTAGCGGCGAATTGTGCACATCAAAAAGTCACATCAAGACTAGCTTAGTTTGCATGGAAACAGTGATTTCAATTCTGGATTCCACTCTCACTTAG
- a CDS encoding uncharacterized protein (EF-Hand type domain containing protein), whose protein sequence is MVVNIVPRSSNSVETLFSSYSGGKNYVQTSQLRELVSELGYAPSIKEVEEFSRKSGPQCDLTGLKGFLKTIEHPEDTHANLRELFKFYDTNNTGRISKGLLEKLLSNVGEPLSKNELETFFNMLALEGDEVEYEDLVNK, encoded by the exons aTGGTAGTAAATATAGTACCAAGGTCATCGAACAGCGTAGaaacattattttcatcataCTCA GGAGGAAAAAACTATGTACAAACAAGCCAATTGAGGGAGTTAGTAAGCGAATTG ggATACGCTCCATCAATTAAAGAAGTGGAGGAATTTTCAAGAAAATCAGGACCACAATGTGATTTGACAGGACTTAAAGGATTCTTGAAGACAATCGAACACCCAGAAGATACACACGCAAACCTGAGAGaactatttaaattttatgaCACGAAC AACACAGGAAGAATAAGTAAGGGTCTGCTGGAAAAGCTGCTGTCAAACGTAGGAGAGCCTCTCTCGAAGAACGAGCTGGAAACGTTCTTTAA CATGCTGGCCCTCGAAGGAGACGAAGTGGAGTACGAGGACCTAGTGAAcaagtaa
- a CDS encoding uncharacterized protein (zinc finger, RING-type domain containing protein), which yields MEGKKGENVKEDPEKRKNTNFECNICFDDVNEPVVTRCGHLFCWSCLLSWMNRRNYQCPICQAGISRENVIPLYGHGQNQTDPRCEAEGGKAKIGAEGTTSKRKQINPQFFRGYDGGVSISFGAFPFSFVLPFGVWSSSSGPNISSLFGLNQSTHNMTPEDSDGLNRAKKSIHKLSVFDSSGSPDGRIHTVLRINHKNK from the exons ATGGAAGGGAAAAAAGGAGAAAACGTGAAAGAGGACCCggaaaaaaggaaaaacaCAAACTTCGAATGTAACATATGCTTCGACGACGTAAACGAACCGGTGGTGACGAGATGCGGCCACCTGTTCTGCTGGTCGTGCCTCCTCTCGTGGATGAACCGGAGAAACTACCAGTGTCCAATATGCCAAGCAGGAATATCGAGAGAAAACGTAATACCGCTCTACGGACACGGACAAAACCAAACTGATCCAAGGTGCGAA GCCGAAGGCGGAAAGGCCAAGATCGGAGCAGAGGGGACAACCAGTAAGCGCAAACAGATAAATCCGCAGTTTTTCAGAGGATACGACGGAGGGGTCTCGATATCGTTTGGAGCATTTCCATTCTCGTTCGTGCTGCCATTCGGAGTGTGGTCCTCGAGCAGCGGGCCGAATATATCAAGTCTGTTCGGATTGAACCAGTCAACACACAATATGACGCCAG AAGATAGTGACGGCTTGAATAGAGCAAAGAAGAGCATACACAAACTCAGTGTTTTTGATAGTAGTGGGAGTCCTGATGGTAGGATACATACTGTTCTTCGCATAAAccacaaaaacaaataa
- a CDS encoding uncharacterized protein (amidase signature enzyme family protein), which produces MIKCNGIVKYPEIKKEYSKSQIQKYVKEFLNHSNKYEGKATHEAWRETSGWKYIVKCLESVQNGGKEKVDEKELNKYEAYCYVLNKYEIFEQVVRIVERVRRGEGEKMKLFGLPVALKDNLTLKEVPFSNGVTKGPYKSSYTATSVKGLLEQGIIVVGKTKLNGFGVGSNTTEVINPLGEEYIVGGSSGGSAVAVSGNAVTCAVGTDTGGSVRCPAAFASAVGYRPSYGVISRYGMSELCGSFDTVGYITNNVEQALIMAAATIGHDRKDMNSRPEADELKRKVGELVERTSTSKRIMNGWKSLEKLKIGMFDAEEIYKLGYIDEENKKNMENVEKITKKLGAEVVKVEALKLRECTALYYLKTAKNVATNIRRFKNHPYQKKHQELEEFLLNLDPRITERFLLGEYVKEVSYEVEKLFEDKKRELVKWVEKNKMFKEVEFLITPTTSEVLPLKNEDYQSKNMYMLDIFETVAPILGVCSMSLPLRNGTRPNAFQITGGYLQDHKLFEISRIYEDNMNK; this is translated from the exons atgATAAAGTGTAACGGGATTGTAAAATACCcggaaataaaaaaagaatatagTAAATCgcaaatacaaaaatacgTGAAGGAGTTTTTAAACCATAGTAATAAGTATGAAGGAAAAGCAACGCACGAAGCATGGAGAGAAACGAGCGGCTGGAAATACATAGTCAAATGCCTAGAGTCAGTACAAAATGGAGGAAAGGAGAAAGTGGACGAGAAGGAATTGAATAAGTACGAAGCATACTGCTATGTgttgaataaatatgaaatatttGAACAAGTAGTAAGAATAGTGGAAAGAGTGagaagaggagaaggagaaaaaatgaagttgtTCGGACTGCCAGTGGCACTGAAAGATAATTTGACGTTGAAGGAAGTACCATTTTCAAACG GAGTGACAAAAGGACCATATAAGTCGTCGTACACAGCAACGTCAGTGAAGGGACTGCTGGAACAGGgaataatagtagtaggAAAGACAAAATTAAACGGATTCGGAGTGGGATCGAACACGACGGAAGTTATAAACCCGCTGGGAGAAGAGTACATAGTGGGAGGGTCCTCAGGAGGCTCGGCAGTGGCAGTCTCAGGAAACGCAGTGACCTGCGCAGTGGGAACGGACACGGGAGGCTCAGTGAGGTGCCCAGCAGCCTTCGCATCAGCAGTGGGCTACAGGCCGTCCTACGGAGTTATAAGCAGGTACGGAATGAGTGAGCTGTGCGGATCCTTCGACACAGTAGGATACATAACGAACAACGTGGAACAGGCGCTGATAATGGCGGCCGCGACAATAGGACACGATAGAAAGGACATGAACAGTAGGCCGGAAGCAGACGagttgaagaggaaggtggGAGAACTGGTAGAAAGAACAAGCACGTCGAAAA GAATTATGAATGGATGGAAGTCGCTGGAAAAACTTAAGATAGGAATGTTCGACGCAGaagaaatatataaactgGGATACATAGACgaagaaaataagaaaaacatggaaaacgtggaaaaaataacaaaaaaattGGGAGCGGAGGTAGTGAAGGTGGAGGCACTGAAGCTGAGAGAGTGCACAGCACTCTACTACCTGAAAACTGCGAAAAACGTGGCGACGAACATAAGAAGGTTCAAAAACCACCCGTATCAGAAGAAGCACcaggagctggaggagttCCTGCTTAACCTGGACCCGAGAATAACAGAAAGGTTCCTGCTGG GAGAGTACGTGAAGGAAGTGAGCTACGAAGTGGAAAAGCTGTTCGAAGATAAGAAGAGGGAGCTGGTGAAGTGGGTGGAGAAGAACAAAATGTTCAAGGAGGTGGAGTTCCTGATAACGCCGACGACGTCGGAAGTGCTGCCGCTCAAAAACGAAGACTACCAGTCAAAGAACATGTACATG CTGGACATATTCGAAACAGTGGCGCCGATACTGGGAGTGTGCTCAATGTCGTTGCCCCTGAGGAACGGAACAAGACCAAACGCGTTCCAAATAACAGGAGGATACCTCCAGGACCACAAACTGTTCGAAATCTCAAGAATATACGAAGATAACATGAACAAATAA